A window of Vigna radiata var. radiata cultivar VC1973A unplaced genomic scaffold, Vradiata_ver6 scaffold_307, whole genome shotgun sequence genomic DNA:
CTGAGATTTAACTACAAATGTATGGAAAACAGTATCATTTGCAGCAGTAAGTTTTGAATCAACAACACCAATATCTGCTTCTTTGAAGGTTTGAATGACTTTTGAAACTGGGTGAACATCAACAGGGCAGCTCACCTTTACTACCACCCCATCTTGTGCAGCTTGAACATCCACATCAGGAACTCCATTACTATGATTTTCTGATCTTGCATTGGCCTCCACCACTGATCCATCCATAGAGGTGATTCCGAATCTCTCTCTCTCAGACTCCATTGTCTTGAGTTTCGCTTGAAGTTCATTGATGTAAGCAATAGCATCTCCCAATAGAGATGCTTTGTCCATCTTGGAGATATTTGGAACAACCGCACGCAGAGCATAGAACCGCTGGTTCAGCTTCTCCCTCCTTTGCCTCTCTGCCTCCACATGGTTGAGGGACTCCTCCCTTCCATTGGCAGGCTTCCTTCCCCGTTTTCTCGGTCTTCGATCATCGGAAACATTGGTTCTCTCCTCCTTGCACGATGCCTCAACATCAGAAATCTCAGATTCAGCAATGGTTGATCTTCCTGAAGCCCTTGATGTTGCTCCTGAGAAATCAATTTGCATCTGAGCCCTCCGTTGCTGCTGATAATTGTTATGCACAAAATCATGCCTCGTGCCATTGCCCAGCTCCGGCACCGACAATGCACCAGAGGGTGACAACCTAGGAGCATGAATTTCAGGAGGAGCAAGCTGCCTAACAACTTGACCGGCCCCCCAACCAGAACCATGGATACCATTTGGAAAACCAACACTATTCCCATTGGGATGAGCTCCCCACACTCTTGGCCTCTCTTCCATTTTTCTCACAGCAAGCTTTTCCCTGAATTGAGTCACACTGTTCAAATCTTGTCCAAAAATCTTTGGAACTCCGTTTCCTTCTACTCTATTATTACTACCATTGCTGCTGTTATTCTTTTCCTTATCCCCAATTGTCACACCAGAAAAAGGGGCATTTGCATTCTCATCTCTCTTCTCACTCACCAAATCAAATGGTGCAATTGGCTTAACCCTGGGAGGGACCATGGATGCCTGTGCAGAAAACACAGACTTCAAAGCCTGCAAAAGCTCAAAACTCTCACCCACCATCCTCACAGACCCCATCTCCACCACCCCCATATCAGTAGGCACTAAAACAACAGTCTGAATTCCAGCAGATTTGGCCAAGAAAGACCTCACACAGTAATCAAAACTAGATTTGAACACATCCGAGAGCCACAAATGCTTCCCAGAAGCAAAACACTTACCTGGACCCCCTAATCCACGGGGAAAAGAGAAGTACATGGAAGCAAGAAAGAACATCTCTGTGTCAGTAACACGGTCCAACCCAAAAGCATAATTGTCCTCGTCAGAACCCCCAAAAGTCATGTGCAGCTTCTGCAACACCCTCTTCCTCATCCTCTGCACCATCTCGTCGTCAGCAGCAACCCCTCTCCCTCTCACTTCTCCGCTCTCTTCTCCCTCCCGGGGTTCCCTGCAACAACCATCTCCCCACCCCAATACCCAATCCCCAAACTTGGACTGCGAAATTTGCCAGAAGATCGCGTAGTTCCAACTGAAGTTCGACGCGTTAGGACGCTCCACGAGATCCGAAAGCTTGTTCTGCAGATTCTCGCCGCTCCCAAACGCCATTAACAGATTCTCGTTAGAAACCGAATTCGCCACCAAGTAATCAAACGCACTGCGACCCAGAACCTCCACCACGGTCGCTTTCTCTTCCTCATTCCATACCCCTCCCAACCCCACCTCAATCTTCATCCCCAAAACCCAGCAAAATCTCAACTTTCTGAAAGCCCAAATCCAGAATCCTCAGATCTCGCAGAATTTCAACCTGGGGTTccggaaaataaaaaaaacctaaaaactgTCCAAAGGAGTAACAACTCAACAAAGGACAACATTATGAGCACACCCAGTGTTCAACTTATCAAAAGGGTGTCTGCGTCTCCAAGGAAAAAAAACCATGTCCAccagataataa
This region includes:
- the LOC106754960 gene encoding transcription factor bHLH13, with the protein product MKIEVGLGGVWNEEEKATVVEVLGRSAFDYLVANSVSNENLLMAFGSGENLQNKLSDLVERPNASNFSWNYAIFWQISQSKFGDWVLGWGDGCCREPREGEESGEVRGRGVAADDEMVQRMRKRVLQKLHMTFGGSDEDNYAFGLDRVTDTEMFFLASMYFSFPRGLGGPGKCFASGKHLWLSDVFKSSFDYCVRSFLAKSAGIQTVVLVPTDMGVVEMGSVRMVGESFELLQALKSVFSAQASMVPPRVKPIAPFDLVSEKRDENANAPFSGVTIGDKEKNNSSNGSNNRVEGNGVPKIFGQDLNSVTQFREKLAVRKMEERPRVWGAHPNGNSVGFPNGIHGSGWGAGQVVRQLAPPEIHAPRLSPSGALSVPELGNGTRHDFVHNNYQQQRRAQMQIDFSGATSRASGRSTIAESEISDVEASCKEERTNVSDDRRPRKRGRKPANGREESLNHVEAERQRREKLNQRFYALRAVVPNISKMDKASLLGDAIAYINELQAKLKTMESERERFGITSMDGSVVEANARSENHSNGVPDVDVQAAQDGVVVKVSCPVDVHPVSKVIQTFKEADIGVVDSKLTAANDTVFHTFVVKSQGPDQLTKEKLIALFSKESNLIQTL